A genome region from Hevea brasiliensis isolate MT/VB/25A 57/8 chromosome 7, ASM3005281v1, whole genome shotgun sequence includes the following:
- the LOC110646011 gene encoding uncharacterized protein LOC110646011 isoform X1: protein MHLSTLSRLWVKVIFQEALDPGSTFCREEHHSSYYMLSHYQCPPAYLRLRKSSDHWVGGIPESCFVMPINPQNLRTSCPEFRTWASPCSEGFPSASYLSADFSHQHKEKWNISSRQRLNESPNAGMSASQTMMGHGGTNRGFLAQFLGLRSSNHIFHHTEPFSGPNISHVPSFATAGHNIFCNP from the exons ATGCATCTTTCAACACTATCAAGACTTTGGGTCAAGGTCATTTTccaggaggccttggatccaggTAGTACTTTTTGCAGGGAAGAGCACCATAGTTCCTATTACATGCTGTCTCATTATCAATGCCCTCCAGCATATTTGAGGTTGAGGAAGAGTAGTGACCATTGGGTTGGTGGCATTCCAGAGTCCTGTTTTGTCATGCCTATTAATCCTCAAAATTTGCGCACTTCATGCCCAGAGTTTAGAACTTGGGCTTCCCCTTGTAGTGAAGGCTTCCCTTCAGCTTCATATCTCAGTGCCGATTTTAGCCATCAGCATAAG GAAAAATGGAACATCTCTTCAAGGCAACGTCTAAATGAGAGTCCTAATGCTGGAATGAGTGCTAGCCAAACAATGATGGGTCATGGTGGAACAAACCGAGGTTTCTTGGCACAGTTCTTAGGCTTGCGCAGCTCAAACCATATTTTTCACCACACTGAACCATTTAGTGGCCCAAATATATCACACGTTCCTTCATTTGCTACTGCAGGGCACAATATCTTTTGTAACCCCTAG
- the LOC110646011 gene encoding kinesin-like protein KIN-8B isoform X3 gives MIATISPANCQCHHTINTLKYADQEKEIKTHIQKNIGMIDTLVSNYQRMIDSLHAIEKEGAVVESLKARRQVILDNIRDNDEAGVDYKKEIEENEKHRCQLQEMIEKAIIKDGSKTYLRILSQYRLLGMANTELQFEMAKRDQIIHNQ, from the exons ATGATTGCTACGATATCCCCTGCGAACTGTCAGTGTCATCATACCATAAATACCTTGAAGTATGCTGAccaagaaaaggaaataaagaCACATATTCAG AAAAATATTGGCATGATTGATACCCTTGTGTCAAATTACCAGAGGATGATTGACAGTCTTCAC GCTATTGAGAAGGAAGGAGCAGTTGTAGAGTCTTTGAAAGCAAGGCGACAAGTCATCCTTGATAACATTCGTGACAATGATGAGGCTGGCGTCGATTACAAAAAG gaaattgaagaaaatgagaaGCATAGATGCCAACTCCAAGAAATGATTGAGAAAGCCATTATTAAGGATGGAAGTAAAACCTACTTGCGGATTCTTAGTCAATACAGGCTTCTG GGAATGGCTAATACTGAGCTTCAGTTTGAAATGGCAAAGAGGGATCAAATCATCCACAACCAATGA
- the LOC110646011 gene encoding kinesin-like protein KIN-8B isoform X2 — translation MIATISPANCQCHHTINTLKYADQEKEIKTHIQKNIGMIDTLVSNYQRMIDSLHIEVCHLRKELAEKESQLSVKPAEKTVDDELSWLDILSRDTSENVQERINLQKALFELDETNLRNRSKLQHLDDAIAKQVRCCQHRSISWLYLGQWTRISNSIYLARVICAWI, via the exons ATGATTGCTACGATATCCCCTGCGAACTGTCAGTGTCATCATACCATAAATACCTTGAAGTATGCTGAccaagaaaaggaaataaagaCACATATTCAG AAAAATATTGGCATGATTGATACCCTTGTGTCAAATTACCAGAGGATGATTGACAGTCTTCAC ATTGAGGTTTGCCATTTGAGAAAAGAACTGGCTGAAAAGGAATCCCAACTAAGTGTCAAACCTGCTGAAAAAACTGTAGATGATGAGCTTTCATGGTTGGATATTTTAAGCCGTGATACCAGTGAAAATGTTCAGGAACGTATAAACTTACAGAAGGCATTATTTGAACTTGACGAGACTAATCTTCGTAACCGCAGCAAACTCCAACATCTTGATGATGCAATTGCAAAACAAGTTAGGTGTTGCCAGCATCGTTCAATCTCATGGCTATATCTAGGACAGTGGACAAGAATCAGCAATTCAATTTACTTAGCTAGGGTTATATGTGCTTGGATTTGA